The Cotesia glomerata isolate CgM1 linkage group LG7, MPM_Cglom_v2.3, whole genome shotgun sequence genome segment tcatatatacatatatatatataatatatataaatatatgaaaaattgatgtgggtactcaaatgaaagatcttgatgagtgtaacatcagaatgagcttatatctttaaaaatgtcaatagttcacaagatatttgttaaattgcactgtactttcttaattattgacgtttttaaagatataagctcattccaatgttacactcatcaagagctttcatttgagtacccacatgcattttcatatatttttcatatatacatatatataatatatatatatatatatatgaaaaattgatgtgggtactcaaatgaaaggtcttgatgagtgtaacatcaggatgagattatatctttaaaaatgtcaatgttcacaagatacaagatcatttcttaattatatatctagagatagagaattttcaattgcagcctaaatacttatcataataaattgactatcggtgagaatgcaATGACAtacaatgacactaaatttcactaaaaaaaccgactttATCATATGATTATCCTggacactaaatttttcttattttcttaataatatagattaccAGATTATGACAAGATGAACGATCTTCATGATTATCTCATTTAGCGCGCCGAAAAAGTCAACCATAATCTGGGCTTTGGGCCCCAGTTGGCCAACTAAGACACCAAAAGTTATGCAGAAGACAATCATCCCCAACACATTGGTACCGTCTTTGTAAATTAGTGTCCGTTCGATTACAGTTTCGCTGTTGTTCGTTCGACCGAAGACTACGATCACTGGTTTTTTTACATACGTAGTCTGGGCTTGTTGGAAACTCGCTTGGATTAAATTTTCTGGGACCATGTttctggaaaaaattaatatgctTACGATCAGTTTGTCTCATCATCacaattgatgattttttattatatttcatacGATCAAGAACTGAaactttgattttattaatttttaaataataaaaaaaatgtatttatgcAATCAATACCGTCCAATATCTAAAAGAGCGTCTAGAGTTGAAACTTTAGAAGCATCTGAAAAAGCAGAGGTTGTCGATACGGAATTTTTGATCAGCGGGTCTCCAGGATGAATTGCAAGGACCACTGCGATACCAACTATAGCTGCTAATAATGTCGTCACTGTGTAATAAGTCAGCGCTCTGTAGCCCATTCGTCCAGAACTCCTAGGATCCATGTGAGCCATTCCTTTAatcagtaaatttataaatttttaatgaaaaaattacttatttaactagtacactgaaaaagaaattaacttgaatcaagacgaaaaattcttgaattaaataaaatttacttaaaccaagaaaaattttttagttaaagaatttttctacccAAATCAAGACGATgatattcttcaaaattatttacttgttcaaataaatttttttttctgtgtaaaagaTTGAATTATTACCAGTAATTAATGAAGAGATAATCAGTGGCaaaatgaacatttttagCAGACGCATCAAGATTTCTCCGGGGTAATTTACAAGCATTATTGTGTCTGGTGATAAATTGGCTAGACGACCGAGAAATCCCAGTCCCAGTCCACTAAAAACTCCAATTACTGTCAGCACCAGCAATAAATTCATTGAaaaccatttttttaactgaaattatttacaattataaattgtaagttatagtttatgattataaatttattctactaaCTGCTTGGTATTTATTGGACTTTGGCTCATCCGAATcaggatttttttctttctctccTGCTTCAACATTTTGTCTGAAGTTAACAAGTTTCATTacttaaatataaatcaagtaaattattataattttttatatttacatactGCGGTTCTGGAATAGGTGCACCTCGTAAAACAGCAACTGCTCCAGTAATTCTTTGCTTCAAagacattttttgttttcaattttattttttatctttttagaagaaaaatcGACACGTTTTTTTGTTATCGCACAAAAATAACGAACATTTTAGACCAGTTTTAACAGAATCACATcctaaaattcaattaattattaataaattaatttaaaaattaaaaaaaaattattccaagtagtaatttttgaaatttagaatttttataatttatgttaacaCAAGtgacaattaattataatttattaaaatttcaaaattgctgttactatttaaaacaaaattttttcgcagaaattttttgataaaaactgAAAAACTCACTCATGTCTGATACCGATGCAATTCCAACAAAActcaataaaaaactaaagacTTAAGGtaacttttaattaagaatataATTAGCTTATCTGAGATAACACTTAATACTTAAAGTACCTAAGCTGAGACAAAAAAGTTTATCGTGTCGTTTGGATGTTCAATCAGTCAGCTAAAGTGGTTCATCCAGGATGCTGATGACGCGAAGCTTGCAGAGCAAAGGGGCCGGGATTTTACGAGGGGGTCATCGTCGTAGAGAAGGGACTCACAGGAAAACgtcatttattgaattatgCCATCAATCAGATGGCTGGGTGTCGTCTCTTACAGCAATAAAAATGAACAGCCTGTTAATAGAACATTTTATCTCCAAGCCTATAAATATCATCAAATCCccattaataatattgtagTACTAGTAATGTCTATTTATTGACATTGGATCAAATCTAGGACACGGTACCACCAGACACatcaaatttatctattaaattgtttttatcatCCACTTTCatcatcataaaaaaattttttttttaatttacagatcgtcatatgaaaaaatcggttttttaagtgaaatttaGAGTCATAGTAAAGATCTTAATTTGAAtctgtgccttttcaaggttttacatcattctcaccgatagtcaatttattatgataagtatacTTAGGCTGCATTctaaaatgctctatctctagatacatgattaagaaatgacctagtattttgtaaactattgacatttttaaagatataagctcatccagatgttaccctcatcaagacctttcatttaagtacccacatcattttttcatatatttatatatattatatatgtatatatgaataatatatcaaaaatgcatgtgtgtactcaaatgaaagctctagatgagtgtaacatcgagatgagcttatatctttaaaaacgtcaatagttaagaaagtacagtgcaatttaaccaatatcttgtgaaatattgacatttttcgaaatataagctcaccccgacattagactaatcgagagctttcatttaagtacccacatcaatttttcatatattttatatatttatatatattttatatatgtacgtatatgtatatatatgaaaaatatatcaaaatgcatgtgggtactcaaatgaaagctcttgatgtgtgtaacatcgagatgagcttatatctttaaaaacgtcaatagttaagaaagtacagtgcaatttaacaaatatcttgtgaaatattgacattttttaagatataagctcaccccgacattagactcatcgagagctttcatttaagtacccacatcaatttttcatatattttatatatttatatatattttatatatttacgtatatgtatatatataaaaaatatatcaaaatgcatgtgggtactcaaatgaaagctcttgatgagtgtaacatcgggatgagcttatatctttaaaaacgtcaatagttaaaaaagtatagtgcaatttaacaaaattcattatttaatgaagcaaaattttatttatttatagttaacaagtcacggcaatcacataatgactgcaaggttactagttttaaattattgaaatttaataacaaaaattaaaaattttttttatagaatattttttaataaatttatggaaaaattaagTGGATTGTCGCTttttaaaaagtcaaaaacttttaagtaaattaaaatgtttaaaaattacaagattaatttttttttttcaattttttggatttcttaattataaattatttgaaatttttacttttaactgtgtaagtttttaaaaatttagaaaaattgaattatttttttaaagaatttcaaATCACATTTTCGTATCGTAAAAAGTCGATCGCCATGTTTTAAAAGCGCTCCCTATGCGCGAAAAATTCTGCgcgtttataaataaaactaaacatGAATCCGCGAGAACGCATATCAAAAGCTGAAAAGTTTGcactttataataatttatcaattttattaaaagctGTAGAAGGTTACAAAACAACAATTGATTTACGAAATGAATCTTACGTTTATGGAACTGTTGAAGAAACGGACgcgtaagtattttttttataaaattttttatttaaaaaaaaaaacttcattctTCATGTTGTCTTTTTAGGTTCATGAACGTGACGAtgaaaaactgttttttcacTAACTCAAATGGTGATACCGTAAAGTTTGACACGTTATTCGTCCATTCAAGGAATATTCGAAACGTCCACATCCCTGCTAATGTAAGAAAATATtacatttgtttataaattagaattatttattcgaAATTAATATGGCGGGAAGATTCTAAAACTTACGTGCTATTTAGATTCAAAACCCTTATTACTCTCGTCGTTACATCACATGTACCTAGATACAGAATTACCAGAGAAAATTCCTTATCTTTTCTAACCTTATTTTGGTTTAAAGTCTGTTTCTAAATTTTCTGTGGTTTATTGTTACTAATTTAAGAAAAGTGAGTTAAAGTTCagtgattgaaaaattcaaattttatgataatgaaaatagctaacaaaattttttatcataattcatttttttaaatatagaaaattcaaaaatttatataattaaaatttaaattaaattataatgttatattttttatatttattatattatataaattaatttattatttttaaatttaaaaatttcaaatttattatctatcaatttaattattaaaataaatttttttagtaatatttatacaaaaaaatttttacagttttaaaaaattctaaatttaattagaaatttcaaaaaaattctattaaataaattttaatttattttataaagaagttaaaattataagtgcagtttaaaattaaaattatctaaattaaaagtcaatatatataaatatatatccatTAGCGcgtaagaaaaaatataaagggCAATCACGAATGCCATACATTGtaacaaatataataattaataataataataaatttaaatttatttatctttaagataaaagacccagttatcgacacttgtaattttattttaattaaaaaaaaaaaacaaatcaattctaataaattaataaatataatttttgaattaaaaattttaagatctttttggaacattttatttttttaaatagactaaaattgcaagtgtcaaacaactaaGGTGAAAGATCCTATTAGTGGCACCTTTAACCCCtattagtggcactttttcttctaatgaaaaaaatgttctacttggaataaaaattaaaaatttttttgatctaaaggtcttaaaaattagaaataatatattcattattgaaattaatgatttcatcaattgaataaataccaaaatcaaacaaagtgtcagtaatggggtcttttaccctaGGCCAGTGTTAATAATTcggtcttttaccttaataattaaaaaaaaaaattagtctgCTATTTTCAAtaccataaaaattagttaacaaaatcACCAGATTTCTCCtcaattctattaaaaaaaaattcacttaaatccacgacctaaaaaaaaatgagtaccTTCAAACTGAGCGACTACGACTGCATCGGCTTCGACCTAGACCACACACTCCTCTGGTACAACGTAACCAACATGGTAGAAATGGAGTACCAAGTCCTCACCAAGTACTTAGTAACCAAAAAGAACTACAACCcagattttttacaaaaaccGCTGACACCAAAGGACATAGATTTCATGCAAAAAGGACTAGTGCTAGATTTCGACCGCGGGAACATTCTAAAACCCGACTCCAAAGGAGTAATCCAACACGTGAATCATGGATCAACTTCACTCTCATTAGCCCAAATAAATTCTATCTACCCGAACCAACGTTGGGAGTCTCTCGATGCGTTTATCAACAACCCACTCGATGTCTGGGAAGGGCCTCACTCGAAGAAGATGAGGGCTCTGATGGATTACTACGACATGCCGGCTTCTCTGGCGTTTGCAAGAGCTGTTGACGATATAGACAGCAGAAATGGCGGAGAAGTAGAAAAGTACGAAGCTTGGAACGATGTTACTGAAGCTTTGACGAATATGTACGAAAGAGGACAGTTTAAAAAGAATCTCGGAGAGTATTTCGTTAATTTGAAGAGTAATcccgataaatatttaagaaaatgcAGCCAAGAAATCGTGAGCTGGCTGAAGGAGTTGAAAAAAACCAGAGTTACTTTTCTGGTGACTGGATCTAATTTAGACTTTGCTGATTTTACTGCCACGCACACGATTGGGGAGGACTGGAGGTCTTTGTTTGATGTTATTGTTTGTTTTGCGAAGAAACCGGGATTTTTTACCGGCTCAAGACCGTTTTTAGCACTGGAAGGGTATGAAGAAGCCCAGGAAGTAAAAGGTGATGAATTGATTCGAGGAGGAATTTATTCCCAAGGAAATTGGAAGGAATTAAAGAGCTTGTTTGGTAAAATTACCGGAAAATCAGAGCCTAAGTGCTTGTACTTGggagataatttaattcaagatgTATTTGTGCCTGCTGGACACGCTGGATTGGATACTGTCGTTGTGAGTGAAGAAATGCATGCTGAGGGCATGGATCATATCACTCTTCCTCACCCAGATGCTGAAACTATGCTGTCCAATTATTGGGGCTCTTATTTTTCTGTtaagattaataatgataataatggagtaaaaaattttgagaaaagcTACTGGagttttttgattgaaaattattccaaGCTCTGTATTCCTTCGATTAAACTTATTGCGCGCAATccgttggataaaatttatgatagttttgataaaaatgatttgacTAGACACGGATATTATCCGGCTAAACCTAATGGTCTTTTttgatttctttaattatatttgacctcaggtaattttattaataagttggtgtaaataaatattagttttttttatgacactaaaattagcagacgtctaaaaatttttgatttttttttattaattaaactataactatgaagatatttctaaaaaattgcactagtttttcaagttttttacatgtgaaattttttttttaattgtttaattgaaattttttcattaaaaaattttgaaatctcggctaacttcattttcaagtttttttttttttttttttgaagagaATTGTAAAGAGTAAGTTTTGTTACAGATATCCATAGTTCCAGCAATTAGCCGACAATTATCGTTACTAAGAGAACCAAAGCAGCAGTCATTGAACGAGCAACGTCAACGCACatttaaaatgaagaaaatgtTGGACAAACAAGCTGAAGATAATGAGTTGCGTGAGCAAATTCAAAATAGAGACTTGGCGGTGCCTTCTACTAGCAAATAGCAgtattacatatttttttatcaaaaaaaattatttttgtggcTCAATAAATATCAGCATGgtttaattgattttagttatttattaatcagcATAACAATACACGAcggtaataaattttatataaaaatactgGTGGATAtaaaaatctgagattttaaAGTTTTGGTATACTGTTAAGgaaaaaaagcaattttttacaaaaatattttacaagtcaATTTACGTGACGATATTGTACAttaatactattattaaatcttgtactagatttattaaaaaatcttgtattagatttattaaaaaattttccatcttTAGAAATGACAATtagtaataatgataaatttattttaatatttttgtatactaaaatttaaaaattttctaacagTGTATTTTTTAGATCCTGAGTTAGTACGTACAATTCTGTTTTGAGATACATCATTTTTACAAgtatttaatctatattattaagaaaataaggaaaattttgtttccaggatagtcatattataaaatcgattttttagtgaaatttaatgtcattgcagagatcttgacttgaatttgagtcttttcaaggtttcatatcattctcatcgatagtcaatttatgatgataagtatttagtctgcattcgaaaatgtttatctctagacacataattaagaaatgaccttgtatcttgtgaactattgacatttttaaagatataagctcaccctgacattacactaatagaaacctttcatttgagtacccacatcaatttttcatatatttatatatattatatatatgcatatatgaaaaatatatcaaaaatgcatatgggtactcaaatgaaaggtcttgatgagtgtaacatcgagatgagcttatatctttaaaaacgtcaagagttaagaaagtacagtgcaatttaaatgatatattgtgaaatattaacatttttaaagatataagctaatcccaatgttacattccgcgagacctttcatttgagtatccacatcaatttttcatatattttacatatatatatatgtatatatgaaaaatatatcaaaatacatgtgggtactcaaatgaaagctcttaatgaatgCATCatcgtgatgagcttatatcttcaaaaatgttaatatttaagaaagtacagtgcaatttaacaaacttcattatttaataaagcaaaattttaattttgttttagttcacaagtcacggcagtcacatagtgactgcaaggttgctagctatattttacttgattattaaatgatactttattttaataaaactgatGTTTTTatgtcacaaaaaaaaacagaattgTACAGGTATTAATGCATACAGCATAAATGAGTTTCATTGTGTTAGTATCAGAATAAATATCAAGTTCaactataaaatataaaatactcaAAGCGTAACAAAAACTCAACAGCCAGCTAATGCTGATAAAATGTAATACATTTGGGGAAAAtctaatttaactaaaaactgttccttttttataatacgaccatttaaattcatttgaaTTGTGAATACTTAAAACTGCTGATTAATCTCTTTCGACAGCGATTGCGATGCCCATTCCACCTCCAATACACAATGAAGCAACACCTTTTTTACCTCCAGTTCTTTCTAATAAGTGTAACAGCGTAACTAGAACTCTTGTTCCTGAAACAagaattttaagaattaagtatttattttttttttaaatacaatgtaatttactaaataaatatttaccagaAGCGCCTAGAGGATGACCTAGAGCAATAGCTCCACCGTTGACATTAACCTTTTCAGGATCTAGCCCGAGCTGATTCATACAAGCAATTGACTGGACAGCAAACGCTTCGTTCAATTCATACAAATCAACCTGATCCTTTGACCAGTTGGCTTTTTTCAACTAGAGTACAATTATGATTTTCATTCGTAAGTACATAAGTGGACAATTATCTCGAAATAGTGTAGTAGTATGTAATGATAATTGTATGGCACTTACCAGCAGTTCAACAGCTGGTACCGGGCCTAGACCCATAATATCAGGCTCAACGCCTCCCTCAGCAATGGCAACTATTCGAGCAAGTGCTGGAATTCCTCTTGCTTTAGCGGCTTCTGCTGACATAAGTACAACTGCCGCTGCACCGTCATTTATTCCTGATGCGTTGCCAGCTGTCACGGTTCCTTCCttctgtattttttaaaatttattataattatatcatattgaaatattatttacagtaaattttttacaatattattattttttttaactagcaaaattcaattttcaaatagtttttttacatgattaaaaaaatgtttgtctaataatttttcgatatttttaatcacaagATATAACTGATACtttgaatactttttaaatagatttcaaaataatattgctaCGACAGGATTAATTAATCTATATCATTAAGTGAATAAGAaaaggctgcattcgaaaattctcaaTCTCTAGATAcacaattaagaaatgaccttgtatcttgtgaagtattaacatttttaaagatataagctcaccccgacattacactcatcgagacctttcatttgaatacccacatcaatttttcatatatttatatatattatttatatattaaatatatgtatatatgaaaaatatatcaaaatgcatgtgggtactcaaatgaaagctcttgatgaatgtaacatcagcatgagcttatatctttaaaaaggtcaatagttaagaatttacagtgcaatttaaaaaatatctcgtgaactactgacatttttgaagatataaactcaccccgacattacactcatcgagacctttcatttgagtacccacatcaatttttcatatatatatatatatatatatatatatatatatatatatatatatatatatatatatatatatatatatgaaaatgcatgtgggtactcaaatgaaagcttaagatgagtgtaacatcgggaagagcttatatctctaaaaatgtcaatagttaaaaaagtaccgagcaatttaacaattatcttgtgaaatattgacatttttaaagatataagctcatcccgatgttatactcatcaagacctttcatttgagtacccacatcaatttttcatatatttatatatattatatatatgaatatatgaaaaatatattaaaaatgcatgtgggtactcaaatgaaagctcttgatgagtgtaacatcgagatgagcttatatcttcaaaaacatcattatttaagaaagtacagtgcaatttaacaaaagtcattatttaataaagcaaaattttatttatttatagttcacaagtcatggcagtcacatagtgactgcaaggttgctagtaattatttgatagaaaaatgtcacgggaaaaaatttagagaaccaacaaactatttaaaactcctcgaaaaattttgcataaaaaattgactgtcaccaaaaaatatataaaattgtgaaaaacacaaattttggtaaagatttttttgacgataccaaatttaactataaaaatatcgaCGTCACAAAATTTATCTTCATCTCTTAATTATGTAGATTAATATTTGACATATCACGGCATttatatgcaaaaaaaaaaaaaatagttaaataaactaattttatctaacgcgcaattataatttatttagaattattcTGAAAacttgttttaataaattaattaacgctTAAAAGTATGTGACattgaatttaaatcaaataatgGTTTTTACTTGTCAACGTTAAGAAATAAGTAACGTGATTAATTATCaagtattaaatgaaaaaaaatgcaaaaaaattattctttacatACTTTATCAAAAACAGGACGTAATTTTCCAAGATTTTCAGCAGTAGTTCCAGCTTTAGGATACTCGTCTTGAGAAACAAAAGTCGACTGTTTCCTGCCAGGAACTTCAACAGttacaatttcttttttaaagtaCCCAGCAGCTATAGCAGCTTCTGCTCTTTGTTGAGACTTGGCAGCTACTATATCTTGATCTTCGCGACATATTTTAAATCTCTTGGCAATATTTTcagctagaaaaaaaattaattttccaataaatcataaatttaataaagcacgacagaaaaataataattgtataagAACCTGTATCTCCCATATGGATCCCAGTGAATGCGTCAGTCAATCCGTCAAACGTCATCGTGTCAACCATTGTGGTGTCTCCCATTTTAACACCGTTTCTAAGATGAATAGCGTGAGGTGCTTGGCTCATGCATTCTTGACCTCCAGCGACTACAACTTCACTCTCGCCTGCTTTGATGGATACATATCCGTTGGTAACTGAtctgagaaaattatttatttgtaatatgaataattcatctttttttttttattttttttcatacttaAGACCAGAGCCACAGAGCATATTTATCAGGTACGCAGGTACGGATATTGGGAGACCAGCTTTCATAGAAGCTTGACGGGCTGGATTTTGACCTTGTCCTGCTGGCAATGcctaaaattttgattattttgattattcaaaGAGTATCTTGTGaagtattgacatttttaaagatataagctcatcccgatgttacattcatcaagacttttcatttgagtacccacatcaatttttaatatatttatatatattatatatatgtatatatgaaaaatatatcaaaaatgcatgtgggtactcaaatgaaagctcttgatgagagtaacatcaaaatgagcttatatatttaaaaacgtcaatagttaagaaagtacagtgcaatttaacaaatatcttgtgaaatattgacatttttaaagatataagctcattttgatgttacactcatcaagagctttcgtttgagtacacacatgcattttgatatatttttcatatattgatatatataaatatataaaatatgtgaaaaattgatgtgggtactcaaatgaaaggtcttgatgagtgtaacatcaaaatgagcttatatctttaaaaacgtcaatatttaagaaattacagtgcaatttaacaaatatcttgtgaaatattgacattttttaaaatataagttcatcccgatgttacactcatcaatacctttcatttaagtacccacatcattttttcatatatttatatatattatatatatatgtttatataatataatatatcaaaaatgcatttgggtactcaaatgaaagctcttgatgagtgtaacatcaaaatgagcttatatctttaaaaacgtcattattgaagaaagtacagtgcaatttaacaagagtcgtta includes the following:
- the LOC123269386 gene encoding excitatory amino acid transporter-like — protein: MSLKQRITGAVAVLRGAPIPEPQQNVEAGEKEKNPDSDEPKSNKYQALKKWFSMNLLLVLTVIGVFSGLGLGFLGRLANLSPDTIMLVNYPGEILMRLLKMFILPLIISSLITGMAHMDPRSSGRMGYRALTYYTVTTLLAAIVGIAVVLAIHPGDPLIKNSVSTTSAFSDASKVSTLDALLDIGRNMVPENLIQASFQQAQTTYVKKPVIVVFGRTNNSETVIERTLIYKDGTNVLGMIVFCITFGVLVGQLGPKAQIMVDFFGALNEIIMKIVHLVIIWYSPFGIMCLIAGKVMSIDNIVSTAQMLGFYMITVAIGLSIHGLITLPLIFWVITRRNPATYFKGMIQAWITAAATASSAAALPITFRCLEENNKIDARVTRFVVSVGATVNMDGTALYEAIAAIFIAQLNGISLSFGDIITVSFTATLASVGAASIPSSALVTMLLVLGALGLPTNDVSLLFAVDWLLDRLRTSVNVLGDGFGAGIVYHLSKDELDLVDQAKKIDTIELGDPEAENSSANQVAEVSETKI
- the LOC123269388 gene encoding 5'-nucleotidase domain-containing protein 1 → MSTFKLSDYDCIGFDLDHTLLWYNVTNMVEMEYQVLTKYLVTKKNYNPDFLQKPLTPKDIDFMQKGLVLDFDRGNILKPDSKGVIQHVNHGSTSLSLAQINSIYPNQRWESLDAFINNPLDVWEGPHSKKMRALMDYYDMPASLAFARAVDDIDSRNGGEVEKYEAWNDVTEALTNMYERGQFKKNLGEYFVNLKSNPDKYLRKCSQEIVSWLKELKKTRVTFLVTGSNLDFADFTATHTIGEDWRSLFDVIVCFAKKPGFFTGSRPFLALEGYEEAQEVKGDELIRGGIYSQGNWKELKSLFGKITGKSEPKCLYLGDNLIQDVFVPAGHAGLDTVVVSEEMHAEGMDHITLPHPDAETMLSNYWGSYFSVKINNDNNGVKNFEKSYWSFLIENYSKLCIPSIKLIARNPLDKIYDSFDKNDLTRHGYYPAKPNGLF
- the LOC123269396 gene encoding acetyl-CoA acetyltransferase, cytosolic, which codes for MSGRQVVIVSAVRTPIGSFCGGLSTLKASDLGSIVIKESLARANLKPSDVSEVIMGQALPAGQGQNPARQASMKAGLPISVPAYLINMLCGSGLKSVTNGYVSIKAGESEVVVAGGQECMSQAPHAIHLRNGVKMGDTTMVDTMTFDGLTDAFTGIHMGDTAENIAKRFKICREDQDIVAAKSQQRAEAAIAAGYFKKEIVTVEVPGRKQSTFVSQDEYPKAGTTAENLGKLRPVFDKKEGTVTAGNASGINDGAAAVVLMSAEAAKARGIPALARIVAIAEGGVEPDIMGLGPVPAVELLLKKANWSKDQVDLYELNEAFAVQSIACMNQLGLDPEKVNVNGGAIALGHPLGASGTRVLVTLLHLLERTGGKKGVASLCIGGGMGIAIAVERD